A DNA window from Macadamia integrifolia cultivar HAES 741 unplaced genomic scaffold, SCU_Mint_v3 scaffold2459, whole genome shotgun sequence contains the following coding sequences:
- the LOC122066553 gene encoding calmodulin-binding protein 60 D-like, which yields MQRPHTRYLERSNTMNREKRGLDPDDTEERQPEKKRPALASVIVEALKVDSLQKLCSSLEPILRRVVSEEVERALAKLGPARLNGRSSPKRIEGPDGRNLQLHFRSGLSLPLFTGGKVEGEHGAAIHIVLIDANTGVVVTSGPESLAKLDVVVLEGDFNNENDDDWTEEDFESHVVKEREGKRPLLTGDLQVTLKEGVGTLGDLTFTDNSSWIRSRKFRLGVKVASGYCEGICIREAKTDAFTVKDHRGELYKKHYPPALNDEVWRLEKIGKDGSFHKRLTKAAIFTVEDFLRLVVRDQQKLRNILGSGMSNKMWEVLVEHAKTCVLSGNHYVYYTDDTRNVGIVFNHIYELSGLIAGGQYCSADSLSDSQKVFVDTLVKKAYDNWIHVVEYDGKALLSFKQNKRLSSARSEFSMGSADYGNSFDQPSTLPRPHVPSPSEQPSMDMGITVGVSGYNDNLASQYPTQPPQQVNSNTHIQFYGTSFAPQNQMIGDPNQAQVTGNDNIVGLALGPPHSSASASASALENVGPSDQTTNLSSYDDWSHNRDSRVDEFFSEDEIRMRSHEMLENDDMQHLLRVFSMAGHGPIVTEDGYPSSFPSFMPSPSLNYGYDEDRSRSSGKAVVGWLKLKAALRWGIFIRKKAAERRAQLVELDD from the exons ATGCAGAGGCCCCATACGAGGTATTTGGAGAGATCAAACACTATGAATAGGGAGAAACGAGGGCTGGATCCGGATGATACAGAAGAGCGACAGCCTGAGAAGAAACGGCCTGCACTTGCTAG TGTAATTGTTGAGGCCCTCAAGGTGGATAGTCTGCAGAAACTTTGCTCATCATTGGAGCCTATTCTTCGTAGAGTT GTCAGTGAAGAAGTGGAGCGTGCATTGGCAAAATTAGGTCCTGCTAGGCTCAATGGGAG GTCTTCTCCAAAACGAATAGAAGGGCCTGATGGAAGAAACTTGCAGCTCCACTTCAGGTCTGGGTTGTCCCTCCCCCTCTTTACAGGAGGAAAAGTTGAAGGGGAGCATGGTGCTGCGATCCATATTGTTTTGATTGATGCAAACACAGGCGTTGTGGTAACATCAGGGCCCGAGTCCTTGGCAAAACTAGATGTTGTTGTGCTTGAAGGTGATTTcaacaatgaaaatgatgatgattGGACAGAGGAAGACTTTGAAAGCCATGTGGTGAAAGAACGTGAAGGAAAGAGACCACTCCTAACTGGGGATTTGCAAGTGACACTGAAGGAAGGTGTAGGAACCCTTGGTGATCTCACATTTACAGACAACTCTAGCTGGATAAGGAGCAGAAAGTTCAGGCTAGGTGTAAAAGTCGCCTCAGGCTACTGTGAGGGAATTTGTATTCGTGAGGCAAAAACAGATGCATTTACTGTTAAGGATCACAGAGGGGAAT TATACAAAAAGCACTATCCACCTGCATTAAATGATGAGGTGTGGAGGTTGGAGAAGATTGGCAAGGACGGATCATTCCACAAGAGGTTGACTAAGGCTGCAATATTCACAGTTGAGGACTTTCTTCGGCTTGTTGTCAGAGACCAACAGAAATTGCGGAAT ATTCTTGGGAGTGGCATGTCAAATAAGATGTGGGAGGTTCTTGTGGAACACGCAAAGACTTGTGTTCTAAGTGGGAATCATTATGTCTATTATACTGATGATACTAGGAATGTTGGTATTGTTTTTAACCATATATATGAGCTAAGTGGACTTATAGCTGGTGGACAGTATTGCTCTGCAGATTCTCTTTCTGACAGTCAGAAG GTCTTTGTGGATACCTTGGTGAAGAAGGCATATGACAATTGGATACATGTTGTCGAGTATGATGGCAAGGCACTGTTAAGCTTTAAGCAGAACAAAAGGTTGAGTTCTGCTCGAAGTGAATTTTCGATGGGTTCAGCAGATTATGGTAACTCATTTGATCAGCCATCAACTCTTCCACGTCCACATGTTCCTTCTCCTTCAGAGCAGCCTTCAATGGATATGGGCATTACCGTTGGGG TTTCAGGTTATAATGATAATCTGGCTTCTCAATACCCTACACAGCCCCCCCAGCAAGTAAACTCCAATACCCATATCCAGTTTTATGGTACTTCCTTTGCCCCACAGAACCAGATGATTGGAGATCCAAACCAGGCCCAAGTAACGGGAAATGATAACATTGTCGGACTGGCTCTGGGGCCACCACAttcatctgcatctgcatctgcatctgcttTAGAGAATGTTGGTCCATCTGACCAAACGACTAATCTTTCTTCTTACGATGACTGGTCCCATAACCGCGATAGTAGAGttgatgaatttttttctgAGGATGAAATCCGCATGAGAAGTCAtgagatgcttgagaatgacgACATGCAGCATCTGCTTCGAGTGTTCAGCATGGCAGGCCACGGCCCCATTGTGACCGAGGATGGGTACCCTTCTTCTTTTCCGTCTTTCATGCCATCCCCATCGCTGAACTATGGTTATGATGAGGACCGGTCCCGCTCATCTGGCAAAGCTGTTGTAGGATGGCTCAAGCTCAAGGCAGCCCTGAGGTGGGGTATTTTTATCAGGAAGAAAGCAGCTGAGAGGCGAGCACAGCTTGTTGAGTTGGATGATTAG